DNA sequence from the Anas acuta chromosome 21, bAnaAcu1.1, whole genome shotgun sequence genome:
CGGAAATGCACTTACACGGACCTGCACCTGCGAGCGCTTCGCTTCAGCTGACTGGCAGAGACCGCTCCCGATCTGTGCCTCGGGTCCTCCCGTAGTGTGCTCAAGGATGGCGAAGGCAACAGCCGAAAAGTCCATTAACCGGGAACTGAGTTAACATCTGATTATGTTCTGGCTGAAACTCTGTTGCTAATACCCAAGTTTCAAAGGCTCAGAAGATAAGACAATGTGATGGCTTGTTTGTTGTTATTCCTCTAGGTGTTACGTTTTTCTGGCTGGTGGCTGTGGTTATGGGTGAGAGTAGCAAGGTGTTAGACACTGTGAAACATATGATCCAAAGTGGTCCTTGTTCATAACCAGAAGTATTCAGAGGAAAGGGGCAGGGGTCATTTACCAAGATACTTGGCTCCCAGGTGCCAGCCACCTACTGTattaagtttttgtttcttctctttattctgTCTTTGCCAAGCATCTGAGCTGTGATGCTTACTCTcaagaaatgcattatttaatGGGCTTATACCTAGAATGGAATGAAGCATCCTTGTTTGGCAAAAGCATTGTTCAAAACACATCATGAACTTTTTTGATTAAATAGCAAAGTGAAAGGCTTGCCTGGCCTTGGGGACATATGTTCAGAGGGTACTCTTGTGGCCAAGCACATTACAGGAGATCTTGCCAGCTGAGTGAGAACTGGCCAGCCTGAAAAGTCCCTCAAGGataggaagaaagggaaaagcaaatgGGGAGAGCCGACCTGGGCTGCCTCTCCCCAGGTTTGCAGAGAGATCAGAGTGCAGCTGAAGAAGGTTCGTCTGCTGCCAGACATCAGGCAAGGAGGTGGGCAGGGGAGCGAGGTGCATCAGGTGAGGCTTGTGGCAGCTCTCCTGCCCTGACACACGCTTCCTGTATCCTCTTGGGCAACTCACTGGAGAACTCATCTCACCCACCTTCACCCAGCTGCAGTCCAGGTGCCAAGTTTGTTAGCTGACTGAGTTTGCAGTCAGCAGGaagagcccagcacagcccagcctaAAATGGGTGGACTGAACTGTCCTGTTTGCTCTCAGAACACGAAGGAGGCCTGAGACTCAACATGTAACtctaaaaagcaaatttttggTATGCTTAATATTAGTCTCTGCTCTTACTGCATTCTGAAGTGAGTGCTGAGCATCAGACAGGAAAATGTAACTCCAGGAGACAGCCCCATTATTAAGTGTGTAACTGCAGGATCCTCTGTCAGGATGCGACGAGGGAAGTACAGAAGCTTGAGTAAAACTGGGCTCTGTTCTCTGTCTGGGATCCTAGGCCCTGCTACAGTGCAAACAACACGTAATTGCTACATTAAAACCTGATTACCTGAagagcaggagaaaacaaactttgTCTCAAAAGATTGCATATTACTTTATTGCTACCATTGGGTTTTTTCATCCAAGTCTTGTAAAGCTgtgatttgtatttatttattatttcttaaaagtcACAGCTCTTGGAGTGAGGTGAGCAGATGAGAATTAAGAAGTAAAATAGCCAGTAGCTAGGTTGTTGGATGTGGAAGCTCTGGAAGGAAATCTGtaagcactgaaaacaaaagcaataactGGAAGCAGCCAATTCTCCAAGTTATGAAGCCCTCCTTGTCATTTGTAAGCCTTCTCACAGTGTTGGAGGGACTGGGAGCTTCAATAcagtgtgtgcgtgtgtgttaGGTGTTGGTGGAGGGGAAGGTTTGTGTTCATGAATACATGTACACACAAGGTGTCTCCTTATCTGTCTACAGGGAAAATAAGAGAGTAGAAGCTGTGTTTCAGACATGCCAGGTGACAGCAGACGTTCACTCAGAGGCCCTTGTTCAGGGCCTGTTTGTTGTGTTCTCCCTTTGAAGGCAGATCACCCTGAAACTCGGGCGCCTCAAAACTGAAGCATCAGACATCACAAAGcagctcctgaaaaaaaaaaaaaaagtagttgcaATTCCTGAACTGCAAACTGATTCTGTGCTGTAATTTGTTATGTTAGGCAGGAAAGGCACTAAAACACGAATCATTTGTGAAATATGATTGTGTGGGTGGATAGCTCAAGGATGATGTTATCAGGTAAAACAATACCAGCTGGTGTCCCCCCAGCATCATTCAACACCGAATCGTCGGTGGAACCCTTCAGGCTAGCAAGGCAGGAACCAGTCCAGTGCTTGTGAGGTTTATAGCAGAGATTCGGATCTAGTCCTGTTCCTTCACCTTCACTGAGCATCCTTGGACAAGTCGTTGTAATGTCAGTTCCCGTTCCTCTGTTTCTCCTCCTGTGATAGTAAATAGCTCCAAAAGCATGGAGTTAAGCTggtgaaaaatggaagaactTTGAGTTTGGATCTAGGATTTATGGTTTGTTCCTGGCAAGTCACTCGGGCATACCGGCTCCTGGCAGGTTTGTCTGTGGGCTCAGGTTGCAAACCGCTCCAAGTGGCTTCAGCTCCACGGgcgagctggggagggggctgcatcctggagctgggcagggctctCGGCCCCCAGTGTCTGCCCACGAGACACGGCGCCTTCCCCCTGTCCCACTGTCTGTGCGTGAAACAGAGCTGAGGGATGGCTAGGAGACATCTGGCTGTGGTGCCAGGCTCAGTGCTGCACTGCCAGAGGCCGATCCTGCAGGTGAAATGCCCCTGAAGAAATCCAGTGGCCCAGGGTGCATTTTCACCCAGTTGCCAGTGAAAATACTTCAGGCCTGTAGGCAGGGGAGGTCAGGGCCCTGAGATTCAAGGTCTCTTAGGGCTTTCACAGCTGTGAATCGACACTGTATTGTACTTGGCGTCTAGGCGACATTTCTCATCGTTAGtctgtgtgtttctttgttttgctgtcctggctctgtctcTCTCTGGATTTTTGCCCGACTGTGACAGTACACATGCAGATAGTTGTACGGCCGCATTGTCTTTAGATATGCTTTTATTAAACTTGTGAAGATAGAGTAAAAATCAGAATATAGCTCAGAAGCTTGGATTTATAAACTAGGCTGTTCGATGGGATGTTGTTCTTCCTCTGCAAGGGGGCCTGATGTACAGGCTAACATCTCCACCCTGAGAAAGCAGATATAGTAAATGCTGATGCTTTTGTCCTGCTCTCCCAGGTGTAGCAGGGATCTACTGATGAGAGACTCTTGGGGAGCATCAGGGTTATCTCATTAGGGAGGTGAGTGCAATGCACAAAACCAGGGCTAATAATAGCCCCCGTGTGCATGGCCTGGGATATGTCTGAAGTCCTGTGGGCTAGGGTCTCTGTTAGGAGGCTTGGAATTCCTGCTACTGGTTGCCATGGGTTCCCCGTTCCTTTGACAACTTGATGTTTCCCTGTAGCCATCAGCATCTGGCATGGCCAATATTTAGGTTGCAACCTAATCAGTTATGGGGAGAGAACAAAGACAAGCAACACAAAGCTTAAAGGCCAGCAAAACCACCCACTGAAACCCaataaaaggcaaaaggaaTACAAGTGTTTCTTTCCTGCTTGGCTGATCTCCCCACCTGGACCCTTTGGGCATATTCTCCTGTTTCAGCATAACCTTGAGTGTTTATTCATAATCAGGAGGCCACTGTTATGGTAGACTTGACAGATAAATTGGGGAAACACGGATTGGGTGGGATGGAGCATGGAAAGGAGGCTGGTATCACCTTATGTCAAATTCTAAACTGTTTGGAAACAAATAGACTGCTCCCTTCCCAAAATCATGCCCTGCTTTGCGCATGACCCCGAGGCCCCAGCGGGGTGAGTCTGTGCACACAAGAAGGGCGGCCGCTGGGCCCATGTGTTTGTGTTTCACCAGCCGATCCGCGCTTTGTCTGCACTGCTGCACCAAGGCAACTGCCTGTCCAAGGAACGTTTGTTTTGCCAAACAGAGCAGTTTGCAGTGGACAAACATGGTGTAACCGCATGGAAGAAGCATCACAGGGAGTGATGAAAGTGAAGTTCACATGTGTTTGGATCTGGATTTGGATCCAGATCTTTCCTGTGTCTCTACTTTGCGTAGATTGCTAATGCTGAGTTGGAGGTAGGGCGTAGAAACAAAGCAACGTGATGGCATGCTGTGGCTGCATGAACTGATGTGCATCTGATGTCAAAAAGGTGCCTCTAAACGTGTCATCATACCTGCTGATCTCCTCACATCACCCTCTTTCTTTAGGCACTGGCTAACCCTGTTGGTTCTTTGGAATAAGGTCAGAGCAGTCTGCTCTGGAAAAGTAAGGTGGGATGGGGTCTGTGGTGGGTCTCATCTGCAGAactgccccagctgcagggtTCTGTCTGAGACGATAGTTGGCTCTacacaaattaatttcagtgactGTTAGGTATCATATGAACTCATATGGAAGAAACAAAGTGGAATAAAGAGGATGCCCATAATGTCAACTTGGTCCAGGTCCCCAGCTGGGTGAATCAGTGCAAGCTCCCTGGGACCGATGCAGTTGCCAGAGCATGGCAGGAGCCACTGTGTTGGCTGGGCTGTTGCCCCCCTGGCTTCCAGGGGCTTTTCCAGTCCCTTCTTTCTGCTGGAGTTTGCTGCTTCTGTAATGGGAGTAACATAAGGCAACATGTGCTCACGTTCTAGGTCTCCTCCAGTTTAGTGCATGCATTGGGGCTTTAAGAAAGCACCTTTAATTTAACAGATTTCGGGTAGGGTGGGTTTTCTGTTGTGCCACCTCTGCTACAGAGACAGTTTCTCCTAGAAAAGGCATGAGGTGGGCAGGGATGAGGTATCAATGTCTACAAGCATCATAGCCAGGGCTACCCAGCAAAGCCAGAAATCACATGTGGAAATAAGATGTAGGTTCCTATGGCACCGTTCAAGCTTGTATTCTTTGTAAGCTGGACACAGCTGCAAGTGGTTGTGATCTCGAGCTCCCCCACCCATGCTCCTCTGCCTCCAAAGTGTAGACAAGGTGATAAAATCCTAAAGCAGCTCACGCTTATGGTGGTTGTGCCACGCCGGACAGACAAAGCAGGGAGGCAGAATGGAGTCGCAGAACAAGGAGTGCCTTGGTTGAGAGCTTGGGTGAGGGAGAAGAAAGCTCCAAATCATTTTTCCTGGTAATATCTGTGCTTTTTTAAGCTCCTGAATGCTTTGTTGCTACATCCTACCATGGTGTGTTTATCTATGTTGATTACAAGTGATAGGAGTGGAGTCTCACCCTGAGAGCAAGCTCTGTTGCTGCCTATTCTTCCTTGAGAAGATCGGATTGAGAATGGGTGAGGATTCCTGTCCAGACAGGACTGAACAGCCCATCGCCAAGTCGACAGCAGTGAAATCTGAGTCATGCCGATTGCTCGCCTTGGAGACAGCAGCGGCActgaaggggagggagggctgcGTGAGAAATGCTAAAGACAACGAAACTCACAAAACACCTGGTGAAGTTTCATGCATGAGGTGAAACCGGTGCTAGCGCATCATCACGGCGTGCGAGGGAGAAGAGGAGCGAGCTCAGCATCGCCGTTATTCCGGGGCGCGAtgggagctggcaggggacagacCTGCCACCAGGaagctgctgctctctctgccAGCCTGAGCCCAGGCCCCTGCCGCCAGTGAGCACTGAAACCAGTGGGAATGGGGTGCCCTTACTGGCTTACTGTGCAGGAGCCAGGCTGCCTTAGCTGGGCTCTCAGGGAGGACGTCAGGGTCACGTCTGCACCCCTCCAGTTTCCAGCCCATGAGCATCTGCTGAGCACCTGGCTCTTCACTCTGTCGGCTCACACTAAACGGGCTGGCAGTGCCTATCCTGGTTGGCAGTAATTGGGAGTTTCAGAGATGCCAAATTCCTTTCAAGATAAATTATTGTTCTCCAAGTGATTCACTTAAAATTCAAGCCCAGGCCTCATTACAAACGTATGGAGAGTAAGGTAATGGAAACATCTTATTCCTTATAAAAATGACATTGAAGTGCAATGCTCATTACCTGAAttcctgtgcattttctttgccttcCCATAGAAAATTTAGCAATTGAAAACTTTCTGCTCTTGGCAACTTTGAAGATTTAAAGCCATtttacttcttatttttctaagcCTCTTccactaacaaaaaaaaaaaaaaaaagattttaccATTCCTGAAAGTTTCCATTTGATGAAAAAGTCATTTCTGACTGcaaagcttgtttgttttcttatggtGAGTGCAGTGAGCTGTGGTGGTGACACCGTGTACACGTGGCTGATGGACGTGACAGGAGCACAGCCCTGATTCAGCCTCTCCTGAGCGGGGTGAACCTGCAGCACGGAGCACCCAGGGGATGTGtggaagcacttctgtgctgcctgctaGTAGGATTTgctgggggaaagggaaagatgaCCAATATTTGGGTAATTATGTACCTGACAGTTTATTAATATAAGATGGAGAGACCCAGAGAAAGTACCAGTAGAGAGAAGAGGCAGGACATTTTTTTGTACGTTGCTTCTCAGCACATGTAGTCCCATCCGTCTGTCATGTAGTTTTAGTGGAAGGATGTTGTGATTTGCCTGTCTACTTCCCTCAAAGTGAAATCATTTACTGatgattgaaaaacaaaacaaaaaaaaccaacaacttaGAATGGAGCTAAATTTTAAACCCataaacagcaaagaaaaatgagttttgttttcttctgggtgGGTCAAGTTCTCTGAACGCTGGGTGATATTTTGTGGTCTGCACTGGCCTTTACCTCAAAGTTCACAGAACAATTTTACAAAGTTTCCTGATCGTATTGCATCCAGGTCACTGAGCAGCATCCCACCCTGACAGCACGTGCTCTGGCTGGCCAGTACATGTGTGTATGGGGGGAGCAATCGCAGATGTtgaggtggtttttttttttcatccttggggcaggaggagggatgcAGAAGTACATCTGCCTCTGTGCAGCCCGCCAGAGACACTCTGGCCTATTTTTGACAATAGCTACAGGCAGGATTAGGAGTCCCAATGAGGCTGGGAGTTAAGCACCAGGAACGCAGCCCTTCTCCACTCCAGCAGTGCCTTTGGGAAGCCCTTCATGTGTTCAGCTGGGTGGCATggaaatttcagtggaaaattagTATTCTTCATCCCTTGCTTCCTCCGTCTGGCTTAGTTTTAGATCTGTGCGCCTGATGAAGAATGACACCATGAACTTCCAGAAGTTCTCCTACACCAATGAAGATGAAGCCTGGAAAACCTACCTGGAGAACCCCCTGACTGCAGCCACCAAGGCGATGATGAGGGTGAATGGAGACGATGACAGCGTggctgccctgagcctcctctatGACTACTACATGGTATGTTCCTATTGGGGCTGGCTGTCTTGGGGGAGTCTGTCCCAGAGGACAAGTGTGAAGGTAAAACACGCTGAGCCACCTGAGGAGAGTACCCACCTCCTGAACTCTTTGTTGTTCGTACAGTGATCCCTGTATAATGCCCACAGGCATAGAGTGCCACTATTATCCCCAGTGCACAGATGGAAAACTGAGGCATGAAAGAGCCTCGCACTGTAGAACGAAACCAGAACAGGGTGGAAGACTGAAACTGGGTGTCTTGAGTCTCAGGCTGGTGTTCTTTTTACATGACAGCTTTCTTGTAAGAAATAGGTATGCTTTGAGAGACATGAAGTTAAAACAACAATGTGCTTTGCAGACCCTAGcagcttaatttttttccagtgctgctgcaggatggggcTTAGTGAAACGTGGGCAGGATTTACACCTAATTGAAACCAGTAAGACTGATGTTCCTATTCAGCTGGGTGTTTTCAAAAGTCATTCCCAGGACAAGATGGTGTGGCTTGCCTAAAGTTACCTTGGGAGTCCGTGGTAGAACCAGCAGGAGAGCCCAGGTCTCCCGTGTCCTCGCCCAGTGTTTATTATTCACGCAGTGTTTTATCTATGAGACTTCACTTGCCACACAGACAAGGCtaattttgcttctgctttccatGAATAAAATCTAACAATAAACAAACTCTTTGTTCTGCCTTGTTCTAGGTCCCAAAGGAGAAGAGGATTCTTCCGTCTGGTATGATGGGACGCAATGAACTAGGAAAGAGGTTAGCTTCATTTTTGCTCTCTATAGCAGTCTAattctcctgcagctgcttgcATGCATGATGGGTCTTTTAGCTTgcataaaataaacatcaaagCACGGTGTTATTACCAGCAACAGTGGAGGTTATTAACCCTGAGACATATATTAAAATTCTTTAGGCCAAATCCCAAGCAGGTATAAATTGAGCTACACCCATTTACACAACTGAGGATCTGTCTAGCTGTGTTCAGAGTAGTTGCACTGATTTGCAGTAGctaaagaatttatttaaagaatttatttcctattttgttCCAgttggaaaggggaaagggagtaAGCATTGGCAGTGAGAGGGGAATGACAAAGTTCTCTTCTGTTCACTGGGCTGATAGGGGTTTCTGTTCCAATTGCTTCTAGTCTCCCAGGATTCTCTTCCAGTGACTCCCATTTGTCCTTTGAGGTTTTCAGATAATTAACTATGAAATTAATAGCTCATTTGCCACTATGAGTTCAGTTCCTCTTCCTGGATGCTGTATACTTTGGCAACCTTTTCTGGTTGTCTGTTTGTAACTATCTGACAGAATAAGCCTCTTAAAAGatacttcatttcttcttcataaGTAGGCCGAGTTAAgctgttttctcctctctgaaaGGCCACTGCATTCTGAACAGTATTTATAGCAGtggaatgtttttttattaactACATAGATTTCACCATATACCTGAAGGTGAAGGTCTCAAAGCAGAGTGGGTGGGAGCTACGCAATCAGCTTTATTTCCCTTAGGAAAGCTCATGCTGCCAAGAGGTGTGGGGTTGATAACGTGGGGattggtttgttttctgagcATGGTAACAGGGGCAATAAACCACCTCTTCCCACCCGAGCaagggctgcagagccagcaggatCACAGTCACTGCTGCAGAAGGGACCAGTTCTTGGGATGCTGCACCAAGGGATGGTTTGTGTGTGCGGCAGGAATGCATTTTGTCCATGTCTTTATCACCTGATAGCTCCTATACTTGGTCTCTTCTGATTTGAAGCTTGAGCCATACATCTCATTTCTAATATTGCAACCTTTCACTCATCTCATGATCTGTGGGAGTTTTGCCTCCTAAGTTTCTGGAGTTGTGTGAACTAGTGCAAGTcagctttcttaaaaaataaaataaattcattgcCAATGAGCCCTGAAAAGACCACATAGCAGTTATATTCTGTatcttccctgctgctctgagtGTTTAATAGTCTAAATAAAGAAGTGATGGATGTAGGCCCTGGATCTGCAGCTCCTAACAACGtctaaaacatgttttctgaTTCTGTGTGATCATCCTTTATCTGCTGAGCACCTCTGGCTCTTGCTGATTGCACTGAGAGGTGTGTGAGTGAGTGGAGACCCTTGGGCCTGTCAGGTCTCCTGTATCAAGCAGGAGATGTACGCTGCTGACTCAAGGTCAGCTGGCAGCTAGGCTGTGCAGTTTGCTTCCCAGCAGTGCGTTAAGGCATTTGCATCTTGCTGGGGTCGTCCACCCTCTTCCCTGGTTTGAGACGGGATCCTTTTTCCACCAGGCACTGCCATGGAATGGAATACGACCCAGAGATCGCATCCTTTGATGGCTCAGCCCATCTCATGAAGCTCTTGTCTGAAAACACTTCCATGACCCAAGAATATTGTGAGCCGCAGAAGAAGAATGGCTTAAATCTTGAAGGCATCCCTACTCCTCACAAACCAGCCATGCTTCCACCAGGTGTTAGCAAGCTGGATGCCACACCGGACACCTACATGGTCCCTCCAGCGGATGTATACGACAACAGCTCATTGAACTCCCTCTTCGAGACCATCCCTGTggccccagcacagcagaggtGGCAGCCAGACAGCACTTTCAAAGAGGATCCCCAGGAGGTCAGAGCTGTTGGTTGCATGCTGTCAGTGCAGCCCAGGGGGTACTGCGTGACGCTGTCTCTAATTTGGGGTTTGCTCATGCTGGAGTCAGTGGGAGCTTTGCTTTTGCATTACAAGCTTGATGCCATTTGCATTGAATTACTGGGGGGTTTACACTGATTTTAGAAGTAAGATAAGACTTTGAAATGAGGCTCCATGTTTTAACAGAGGCCTCTGTTGTAATGACTGGAGAAGGTGAATCAACAAAGCAATCTAAGTTTCTAGTTTTGACTGTTTTGTTTCCACTTTTCTACAGTCGCTTCTCTTCAGTGATATCCTCAAACCCCAGCCGGAGCCACCTTGCCCTGAGAGTTACGCTACGGACAGTGTTAAGAGGTAACTGCCAGTCCATGACCTTTGGGTTTCCAGGGCACTTGGCTGTGTATGTTTCCTGGGGAAAGACCGCAGCCCTTTCCTTGCCCCAGTACCAGTGTTGGCAGGAGCCATAGCAAACTTAGAGATGTCACAGTTTTTCATGCTTGTCCCTGGTGTCTTAGAAGCAAGTTGCTCTTCCATGACATTTTAGACACAGAAGTTTATGAATTTTAGTGTGTGAAATTTGAAGCAGGGATTAGgatttgaaatgtttcattgaAAAGGGATAAAACCCAGTCTTAAATTCAAGCTGCTAGATGGATTTGGGCCAGCTCATGCTTTTAGTGTGGTTCAGATTGTACTCTGTTGGCCAACCTGGTGTAAATCCAGTGCCAACTGTTTTCACTGCTGTGGTCACATCTCCTTAGCACCTTAGCCCAAGTGAAGATGTGGCACTGAGGTCTCCCATGTGAGGGTTTGTTGGGTGCTACAATCCCCTTTCTGGGACCACTGCATGGTTCCTGTGTAGATCCAGGTGGCTGCACCATCTTTCTACAAGCTACTTGGAATGGGGgtaaatgacaaagaaaatgagGATGTCAGCTGATAAGGGTGAAAAACAGCCTCCTCCTAATCTAAAGTATAGGTTCTTACTTAGGGTTTAGCACTGTTAGTGAACATTTATTACATGCCTAAAACATGAGAGAGATTCCATCCTCTTCCATCCCTCTCTCAGGCAGAGCTTTTCTGCTCTAGATATCACATCAAATCTCCAAGTAGGTAGCATTATTCCACCTCCCACTTTTTATTTGCCTCCTGAATCACCTGGCTCAGTGACTCAGCTGCCAGACGTGGGGATTTTCACACAGACATCAGCTCACACTCATGAGTGAGAggctttctgtttgctgtttatTCCTGTACTGAAGTTCTCTGGCTCTCCTGGCTCTAGATAAGAGGAGTTGCCAAGTCTGTCTTCAGAGATGGCATCACTGGGGAGgtggaagcaggaaaaagagttGGTGACATCCACAGAAGTATACTGGTTACAAtaatgtattgttttttttttaagcagaaacaaaaacaaaaggtaaaatGAGGATATTGGATAAGTGCTGTTCCCCAGGGTGTTGGAAGGATCACTatgtgctgtgctgcaaggTGCTTGACCACAGCTGTGAGATGAGGAGTAGGGCAGACTTCTACATGTGCGGTGTCTGTTGCCTGTAAAGATGGAGacttgcatttgttttgcttttgaagtgAAACAGCAGTCCGTGCTTATTCATCATACTCATCATTCTCTCTTTGTTCCATACAAGTGACTTTGAATACACTCTGGGGTCGCCCAAAGCAATTCACATAAAATCTGGGGACTCTCCCATGGCCTACCTCAACAAAGGACAGTTCTACCCCATCACACTGCGGACAGCTGGAGACAGCAAATGTTTACACTTGTCCTCAAATAAAGTGAAGGTAAGAGACAAGCTGACAATTTTGCTGACACATGCTATAATCAGACATCCAGCAATTGTGCTGGCCTGGGAACAGACCTGAACATGAAGAGTAATGGCTTTGTGGCTCATGTTGGCTTAAAGTAATGAATGGGACGGATTCACTCATAGCAAACTAATCCTCTGATCCACAGCAACAGCTTGCATGTTACCTGTCAATTGAAACCTTTCAGTCAGGACAGAGATGCACAACATGCCTCCCTAGCTGATGGTTGGCTGCGGTCTCTGGTGGgaaggttgcccagagaagttgtggatgctccatccctaaAAGTGGCCAGGCTGAATGAGACTTTGAACAACCTCATCTAGTGGAAGGTTCCCTACCCATGGCACAGGCATTGGAACTAGATGAACTTTAAGGTTGTTTCCAACCCAATCCATTTAGGAAAATATCTTctaggaagaaggaaaagatctAGAAAGTAGGAAAAGATCTTCTAGAATGTCTCAGTTTAATACCTACTGCAGCATTACTAACAATTTCCCAATGCAGGATGCTTGCATGCCTTGGAGTTGgtggaaatgcacaggcactgcAAGCAGGGGGCATAGAGGGCACCTTGGTTCTGCTCTTGGCCCTGTGGTTGCCTGTCTGTATGATCATGGTCAAGTCCCTTCCTCTGTCTGCCTTAGGTCCCCCAGCAATAAAACATTAGCAGTGGCACTAAGCTGTCCTTGGCCAGTGCACGTATGCACTGGATGGAGAGGGGCAGTGAGGGCACCAAGCATTATCTTGCTGTGTGTACTGATATGGGATATCCTCACTGTGTTTCAGAGTGTTGTGATGATTGTTTTTGACAATGAAAAGATACCGACGGAGCAGCTCAAGTTCTGGAAGCACTGGCACTCCCGCCAGCCCACGGCCAAGCAGAGAGTCATTGACGTTGGTATGAGCATGGCTGTCAGACTGTGATGGCTGGGTGGGGTTGATAACTTCTAGCACCAGTTCACTGAATTTCCAATACACAATAACATGGTTGCAGCTCAAAAATCTGGCCTGGGGGAAATCAGGGAGAAGCAGGCTGGTCTGCTGGCTTCAGATCCTTTCTGTCTGGTGAGCTTATGGGGATTTAAGATGGTGTTTGCCAAGTGTAGGGACATACGTGAGGAGCTCAAGATACATCAAGAAGAGCCTCAGTCAGAGGAACAGAAGCTGCTAAACTATTTTGGCTCTTACAGTTGTGACCTATGTCCTCTTGAAGTCTAGAAATCTGAGCTAGAAAAGGCTTTGGTACTGCTTGTCCTTCACTGCCAGCATACAGGGTTTGCAGTGAGTTTTGCTGGGCCAGAGAGATGTTTtgcctgtgcagcacagcatctTGCTGAGCACCATGCCAAGCACCTCGTGGCTCGGAACAAGACATGTTTGTTTGAATTCAGAACCAATGTATGCTGACTTTGCATAAAATCACTACTCAAACAGCAGTCAGCAGCCAGGACCTTCGAGTCATTTCTGGCCTTAGTTATGCACACTAAAATGTATCCAGTCGTCAGTCAGTGGGAGGCAGGCATTTGGGGAGTGGAAAGCCTAGGGAATGCAAACAGTTTTGTAGCCAGAGTATAAACTGCTTCTTCATTGCATTTCAGCTGACTGCAAAGAAAACTTCAACACGGTTCAGAACATTGAGGAGTTAGCCTACAACGCGCTCTCCTTTGTGTGGAACGTCCATGAAGAAGCAAAGGTACAACCTGCCTGTGGATGGGAAGTGGGAAGCCGTGGTCTGCAGCAAAACTGTAGCCTGCTTTCTGACAGCCCAGCCATGCTCCCCCTGCTTCTCAGCTGAAAGGCAGAGTTTCAAATCCAAACAATGCCATTCCACTGGCCCCAGGTAGTGTTTGTCTGCCAGGACAGCAGGGAAGG
Encoded proteins:
- the GRHL3 gene encoding grainyhead-like protein 3 homolog isoform X3, which produces MKNDTMNFQKFSYTNEDEAWKTYLENPLTAATKAMMRVNGDDDSVAALSLLYDYYMVPKEKRILPSGMMGRNELGKRHCHGMEYDPEIASFDGSAHLMKLLSENTSMTQEYCEPQKKNGLNLEGIPTPHKPAMLPPGVSKLDATPDTYMVPPADVYDNSSLNSLFETIPVAPAQQRWQPDSTFKEDPQESLLFSDILKPQPEPPCPESYATDSVKSDFEYTLGSPKAIHIKSGDSPMAYLNKGQFYPITLRTAGDSKCLHLSSNKVKSVVMIVFDNEKIPTEQLKFWKHWHSRQPTAKQRVIDVADCKENFNTVQNIEELAYNALSFVWNVHEEAKVFIGVNCLSTDFSSQKGVKGVPLNLQIDTYDYGNGTSQLVHRAVCQIKIFCDKGAERKMRDDERKQFRRKGKCLDSNNNGLKGCLLSGFRGNEITFLRPETDLETQPVLFIPNVHFSNQQRCGTVLPPAVPNSSNRLPLKRSGTSFTDEFDPIPPKQTKEEDPQRVLLYVRRESEEVFDALMLKTPDLQGLRTAISEKYGLPEESIYKVYKKCKRGILVNMDNNIIQHYSNHMAFLLDMVEAEDKIQVILKEL
- the GRHL3 gene encoding grainyhead-like protein 3 homolog isoform X1 → MVVVPRRTDKAGRQNGVAEQGVPWLRAWVREKKAPNHFSCFRSVRLMKNDTMNFQKFSYTNEDEAWKTYLENPLTAATKAMMRVNGDDDSVAALSLLYDYYMVPKEKRILPSGMMGRNELGKRHCHGMEYDPEIASFDGSAHLMKLLSENTSMTQEYCEPQKKNGLNLEGIPTPHKPAMLPPGVSKLDATPDTYMVPPADVYDNSSLNSLFETIPVAPAQQRWQPDSTFKEDPQESLLFSDILKPQPEPPCPESYATDSVKSDFEYTLGSPKAIHIKSGDSPMAYLNKGQFYPITLRTAGDSKCLHLSSNKVKSVVMIVFDNEKIPTEQLKFWKHWHSRQPTAKQRVIDVADCKENFNTVQNIEELAYNALSFVWNVHEEAKVFIGVNCLSTDFSSQKGVKGVPLNLQIDTYDYGNGTSQLVHRAVCQIKIFCDKGAERKMRDDERKQFRRKGKCLDSNNNGLKGCLLSGFRGNEITFLRPETDLETQPVLFIPNVHFSNQQRCGTVLPPAVPNSSNRLPLKRSGTSFTDEFDPIPPKQTKEEDPQRVLLYVRRESEEVFDALMLKTPDLQGLRTAISEKYGLPEESIYKVYKKCKRGILVNMDNNIIQHYSNHMAFLLDMVEAEDKIQVILKEL
- the GRHL3 gene encoding grainyhead-like protein 3 homolog isoform X2 — protein: MSNELDFRSVRLMKNDTMNFQKFSYTNEDEAWKTYLENPLTAATKAMMRVNGDDDSVAALSLLYDYYMVPKEKRILPSGMMGRNELGKRHCHGMEYDPEIASFDGSAHLMKLLSENTSMTQEYCEPQKKNGLNLEGIPTPHKPAMLPPGVSKLDATPDTYMVPPADVYDNSSLNSLFETIPVAPAQQRWQPDSTFKEDPQESLLFSDILKPQPEPPCPESYATDSVKSDFEYTLGSPKAIHIKSGDSPMAYLNKGQFYPITLRTAGDSKCLHLSSNKVKSVVMIVFDNEKIPTEQLKFWKHWHSRQPTAKQRVIDVADCKENFNTVQNIEELAYNALSFVWNVHEEAKVFIGVNCLSTDFSSQKGVKGVPLNLQIDTYDYGNGTSQLVHRAVCQIKIFCDKGAERKMRDDERKQFRRKGKCLDSNNNGLKGCLLSGFRGNEITFLRPETDLETQPVLFIPNVHFSNQQRCGTVLPPAVPNSSNRLPLKRSGTSFTDEFDPIPPKQTKEEDPQRVLLYVRRESEEVFDALMLKTPDLQGLRTAISEKYGLPEESIYKVYKKCKRGILVNMDNNIIQHYSNHMAFLLDMVEAEDKIQVILKEL